Proteins from a genomic interval of Mycolicibacterium grossiae:
- a CDS encoding DUF2795 domain-containing protein, with product MTEVQKTLAGFDYPGTADELAKHAESNGADDGLVSTLRGLKKDSFDGPNAVMEALGSENALGGSSS from the coding sequence GTGACTGAAGTGCAGAAGACCCTCGCCGGATTCGACTACCCGGGCACGGCCGACGAACTCGCCAAGCACGCCGAATCCAATGGTGCCGACGACGGCCTGGTCTCCACCCTGCGCGGGCTGAAGAAGGACAGCTTCGACGGACCCAACGCCGTGATGGAGGCACTCGGCTCGGAGAACGCGCTGGGCGGCTCGTCCTCCTGA
- a CDS encoding ribonuclease Z, which yields MSTRELTVLGTASQVPTRHRNHNGYLLRWDREGLLFDPGEGTQRQLLFAGVAASSVTRVCVTHFHGDHCLGVPGILQRLSLDDVRHPVHAHYPASGREFFARLRNASAYHERADVREVPVAADGPVAVGDFGVLEAHRLDHPVDAVGYRLVEPDGRRMLPEELARHGVAGPAVGNLQRDGAVTVGGHTVHLADVSVPRRGQRFAFVMDTRLCDAVYNLADGVDLLVIEATFLDEDAELARQYGHLTARQAARVAAHCGVRRLVLAHFSQRYPDLRRHRDEAAEEFDGDLVIAEDLMRVAVPARI from the coding sequence GTGTCCACCCGCGAGCTGACCGTCCTGGGCACCGCGAGCCAGGTGCCGACCCGTCATCGCAACCACAACGGCTATCTGCTGCGCTGGGACCGCGAGGGCCTGCTGTTCGACCCGGGCGAGGGCACCCAGCGGCAGCTGCTGTTCGCCGGCGTCGCGGCGAGCAGCGTCACCCGGGTGTGCGTCACGCACTTCCACGGCGACCACTGTCTGGGAGTGCCCGGCATCCTGCAGCGCCTGTCGCTCGACGACGTCCGCCACCCGGTGCACGCCCACTACCCCGCGTCCGGCCGCGAGTTCTTCGCGCGGCTGCGGAATGCGAGCGCCTACCACGAACGCGCCGACGTCCGCGAGGTGCCGGTCGCGGCGGACGGACCGGTCGCCGTCGGCGACTTCGGCGTGCTGGAGGCCCACCGGCTGGACCACCCGGTCGACGCCGTCGGCTACCGGCTCGTCGAACCGGACGGACGGCGGATGCTCCCCGAGGAACTCGCGCGCCACGGCGTCGCCGGTCCGGCGGTCGGGAACCTGCAGCGTGACGGCGCCGTGACGGTCGGTGGGCACACCGTGCACCTCGCGGACGTCAGCGTGCCGCGCCGCGGGCAGCGCTTCGCCTTCGTCATGGACACCCGGCTGTGCGACGCGGTGTACAACCTCGCCGACGGGGTGGACCTCCTGGTCATCGAGGCGACGTTCCTCGACGAGGACGCCGAGCTGGCACGGCAGTACGGCCATCTCACCGCGCGGCAGGCCGCCCGGGTGGCCGCCCACTGCGGTGTCCGCCGCCTGGTGCTGGCGCACTTCTCCCAGCGCTACCCGGACCTCCGCCGCCACCGCGACGAGGCGGCCGAGGAGTTCGACGGCGACCTCGTCATCGCCGAGGACCTGATGCGGGTGGCGGTTCCGGCCCGGATCTGA
- a CDS encoding type 1 glutamine amidotransferase domain-containing protein has protein sequence MPNELQGRTIAILAADGVEKVELEQPRDAVTAAGGRVTVLSLKTDDISARNHDLEPAGEIGVDRAVGDVSVDDFDGLILPGGTVNPDKLRLDEKAVAFVRDFVTSGKPVAAICHGPWTLVEADVVRDRTLTSYPSIRTDLRNAGATVVDQQVCIDGNLITSRSPEDLPAFCQAITDQFAGTPAHT, from the coding sequence ATGCCGAACGAACTGCAGGGCCGCACGATCGCCATCCTCGCCGCCGACGGCGTGGAGAAGGTGGAGCTGGAGCAGCCGCGCGACGCGGTGACCGCCGCGGGCGGTCGGGTCACAGTGCTGTCGCTGAAGACCGACGACATCTCCGCACGCAACCACGACCTCGAGCCCGCCGGCGAGATCGGCGTCGACCGCGCCGTCGGCGACGTGAGCGTCGACGACTTCGACGGGTTGATCCTGCCGGGCGGCACGGTGAATCCCGACAAGCTGCGACTCGACGAGAAGGCGGTGGCCTTCGTCCGCGACTTCGTCACCTCCGGCAAGCCCGTCGCCGCCATCTGCCACGGACCCTGGACCCTGGTCGAGGCCGACGTGGTGCGCGACCGCACGCTGACGTCGTACCCCAGCATCCGCACCGACCTGCGCAACGCGGGCGCGACCGTCGTCGACCAGCAGGTGTGCATCGACGGCAACCTCATCACCAGCCGGTCACCCGAGGACCTTCCGGCCTTCTGCCAGGCGATCACCGACCAGTTCGCGGGCACACCCGCGCACACCTGA
- a CDS encoding enhanced intracellular survival protein Eis, protein MTTSAPARPVIRAADDADWPAITVLSAVGFGADQPPEADAAWRSMVAADGVVVACDGPDVVGVALYLDMSLTVPGGAVLPMAGVSDVVVAPTHRRRGVLRDMFTELHRRIADAGPPIAGLTASEGGIYGRFGYGPATVTQSLTVRRRDAAFHAEVPDPGGVRMVRPADHRDRIEEIYERWRLRTPGGLPTPKPLWDDVFADRADARAGGTALFAALHPDGFACYRVHGERPSRTARVTKFAAVTPAAHVALWRALLGLDLMDGVDVTTHPGDPLPYLLTDARRVVTTASVDDLWLRPIDVPAVLRARRYGADLTAVVEVADDALGSGGRYALRVRDGVAECAPTGDPADVHLSRSVLGSLYLGAHRATAFAAAHRLRCDDPALPAALDAAFASDVPAQLGYGF, encoded by the coding sequence ATGACCACCAGCGCACCGGCCCGACCGGTCATCCGTGCCGCCGACGACGCCGACTGGCCCGCGATCACCGTGCTGAGCGCGGTCGGCTTCGGGGCCGATCAGCCGCCGGAGGCCGACGCCGCCTGGCGGTCGATGGTCGCCGCGGACGGCGTCGTCGTCGCGTGCGACGGGCCCGACGTCGTGGGCGTGGCGCTGTACCTGGACATGTCGCTCACGGTGCCCGGCGGGGCCGTCCTGCCGATGGCCGGCGTCTCTGACGTCGTCGTCGCGCCGACCCACCGGCGCCGCGGCGTGCTCCGTGACATGTTCACCGAGCTGCACCGGCGCATCGCCGACGCCGGTCCTCCCATCGCGGGGTTGACCGCGTCCGAGGGCGGCATCTACGGCCGCTTCGGCTACGGGCCGGCGACGGTGACGCAGTCGCTGACGGTGCGTCGCCGCGACGCTGCGTTCCACGCCGAGGTACCCGACCCGGGCGGCGTGCGGATGGTGCGTCCGGCAGACCACCGGGACCGGATCGAGGAGATCTACGAGCGCTGGCGACTGCGGACACCGGGAGGGCTGCCCACGCCGAAACCGTTGTGGGACGACGTGTTCGCCGACCGCGCCGATGCCCGCGCCGGAGGCACCGCGCTGTTCGCCGCCCTGCACCCCGACGGCTTCGCGTGCTACCGCGTGCACGGCGAGCGCCCCTCGCGGACCGCGCGCGTCACGAAGTTCGCCGCGGTGACCCCCGCGGCGCACGTCGCGCTGTGGCGGGCGCTGCTCGGCCTGGACCTGATGGACGGCGTCGACGTCACCACCCACCCCGGCGACCCGCTGCCCTACCTACTCACCGACGCCCGCCGCGTCGTCACGACCGCGAGCGTCGACGATCTGTGGTTGCGTCCGATCGACGTGCCCGCGGTCCTGCGGGCCCGGCGCTACGGCGCCGACCTCACCGCGGTCGTCGAGGTCGCCGACGACGCCCTCGGCAGCGGTGGGCGCTACGCACTACGCGTGCGCGACGGCGTCGCCGAGTGCGCACCGACCGGGGACCCGGCCGACGTCCACCTCTCGCGGTCGGTGCTCGGCAGCCTGTACCTCGGTGCTCATCGCGCCACGGCGTTCGCGGCAGCGCACCGTCTCCGGTGCGACGATCCCGCGCTGCCGGCCGCGCTGGACGCCGCGTTCGCCTCCGACGTGCCTGCCCAACTGGGCTACGGCTTCTGA
- a CDS encoding beta-mannosidase, with protein MGLRTGWVSRWLLLLFAVMTALALFAIPRPPVPVSAPERTGTAANADRAARLGVDGTSLTLDGRAFWPIGLNAYQLATDWTINAGCGAQVDLDRYFGSLPAHSLTRVNIYSTFAVNKATGQLDFTALDAVFAAAARHDQLLIAVLTGGEGGCENSYVKDYDWFVGGWRTEVSHGLPMSYDAWLQVALTRWRDSPALAGWTPVGEPEPSRCTEDGCPWQTRACPADAAAVLRTFFDAVGARIRALDADAVVFSGHTGGGQCGSAGDDYALVAASAGVDVLEYHFYRSTDYFPGDPRDGLARRVEQARALHKPLLVAEVGVRAGTCTSLQERKAEVAHLVDEAREHGAAGVMFWSFVPDPRLDDCTFDIGPDDPLFDMVGA; from the coding sequence ATGGGGCTCCGTACGGGGTGGGTGTCGCGATGGCTGTTGTTGCTGTTCGCGGTAATGACGGCGCTGGCATTGTTTGCCATACCCCGCCCTCCCGTGCCGGTGTCCGCGCCGGAGCGCACGGGTACTGCAGCAAATGCCGATCGGGCCGCTCGGCTGGGTGTCGACGGGACTTCGCTCACGTTGGACGGCCGCGCGTTCTGGCCCATCGGCCTCAACGCCTACCAGCTCGCCACCGACTGGACGATCAACGCGGGTTGCGGCGCGCAGGTCGACCTCGACAGGTACTTCGGCAGCCTGCCGGCGCACTCGCTGACCCGGGTGAACATCTACTCGACCTTCGCGGTCAACAAGGCCACCGGGCAGCTCGACTTCACCGCCCTCGACGCGGTCTTCGCGGCGGCCGCGCGGCACGATCAGCTGCTGATCGCGGTGCTCACGGGTGGCGAGGGCGGCTGTGAGAACTCCTACGTCAAGGACTACGACTGGTTCGTCGGCGGGTGGCGGACCGAGGTCTCCCACGGACTGCCCATGTCGTACGACGCCTGGCTGCAGGTGGCACTGACCCGTTGGCGCGACTCGCCGGCACTCGCGGGCTGGACGCCCGTCGGCGAGCCGGAACCGTCGCGGTGCACCGAGGACGGCTGTCCGTGGCAGACACGCGCCTGTCCTGCCGACGCCGCGGCCGTGCTACGGACCTTCTTCGACGCGGTGGGGGCGCGGATCCGGGCGCTCGACGCCGACGCCGTGGTGTTCAGTGGACACACCGGCGGTGGTCAATGTGGTTCCGCTGGTGACGATTACGCGCTGGTCGCCGCATCGGCCGGCGTCGACGTGCTGGAATACCACTTCTACCGGTCGACCGACTACTTCCCGGGCGATCCCCGCGATGGGCTGGCGCGCCGCGTGGAACAGGCACGCGCGCTGCACAAGCCGTTGCTCGTCGCCGAGGTCGGCGTGCGGGCCGGCACGTGTACCTCGCTGCAAGAGCGCAAGGCCGAGGTGGCGCACCTGGTCGACGAGGCCCGGGAGCACGGCGCCGCCGGCGTCATGTTCTGGTCCTTCGTGCCCGATCCGCGCCTGGACGACTGCACGTTCGACATCGGTCCCGACGACCCGCTGTTCGACATGGTCGGCGCCTGA
- a CDS encoding FAD-dependent monooxygenase: MSPHAVISGAGISGPALAHQLTARGWRTTILERHPALREEGQNVDVRGAAREVARRMGIDAEIRAANTGEIGMRFVTEDGTPVASFPIDGRDGVDGPTAELEILRGELSRILHEHTRDDTDYRFGTQLADVADHGDGVTAVLQDGTRLDADVVVIAEGLRSRSRRFVTPADVEEFGMYFAYLTIPRTEGDDAWWNWLHVPGSRSVHLRPDNLGGTRAILTFMSDVRGLERLARADQEMILARTFADVGGPAPRILAALADGAPGYFDAVGRVRTPRWSAGRVALLGDAASCNATFGGVGTSMGLIGAYVLAGELAAGDDHLEALARYEKVLRPVTAAMPTIEPSQLRRANPRTAGGIRALRAAARAAASPVGRRVASLAGRRMATLPVEGMRLPDYA; encoded by the coding sequence ATGTCACCGCACGCCGTCATCTCCGGGGCCGGAATCTCCGGACCCGCCCTCGCCCATCAGCTCACCGCGCGGGGGTGGCGCACGACGATCCTGGAACGGCATCCGGCACTCCGCGAGGAGGGGCAGAACGTCGACGTCCGGGGTGCCGCCCGCGAGGTCGCCCGCCGGATGGGCATCGATGCCGAGATCCGCGCCGCGAACACCGGCGAGATCGGCATGCGCTTCGTCACCGAGGACGGGACGCCGGTGGCGTCGTTTCCGATCGACGGCCGCGACGGCGTGGACGGACCCACCGCCGAACTGGAGATCCTGCGCGGCGAGCTGTCCCGGATCCTCCACGAGCACACCCGCGACGACACCGACTACCGCTTCGGCACCCAGCTGGCCGACGTCGCCGACCATGGCGACGGCGTGACGGCAGTGCTCCAGGACGGCACGCGGCTCGACGCCGACGTCGTCGTGATCGCCGAGGGTCTGCGCTCGCGTTCGCGGCGCTTCGTCACCCCCGCGGACGTCGAGGAGTTCGGCATGTACTTCGCGTACCTGACGATCCCGCGGACCGAGGGCGACGACGCGTGGTGGAACTGGCTGCACGTGCCGGGATCCCGGTCGGTCCACCTGCGGCCGGACAACCTGGGCGGGACGCGCGCCATTCTCACGTTCATGTCCGACGTCCGCGGCCTGGAGCGGCTCGCCCGCGCGGACCAGGAGATGATCCTCGCCCGGACCTTCGCCGACGTGGGCGGGCCCGCGCCCCGCATCCTCGCCGCCCTGGCCGACGGCGCGCCCGGTTACTTCGACGCCGTCGGGCGGGTCCGGACGCCGCGGTGGAGCGCGGGGCGGGTGGCCCTGCTCGGGGACGCCGCCTCGTGCAACGCCACCTTCGGGGGAGTGGGCACCAGCATGGGGCTGATCGGGGCCTACGTGCTCGCCGGCGAACTGGCCGCCGGCGACGACCACCTCGAAGCGCTGGCCCGCTACGAGAAGGTGCTGCGGCCCGTCACCGCGGCGATGCCGACGATCGAGCCGAGCCAGCTGCGGCGGGCCAATCCTCGGACGGCGGGAGGCATCCGTGCGCTCCGCGCCGCCGCCCGCGCCGCCGCGAGCCCGGTCGGCCGCAGGGTCGCGAGCCTCGCGGGCCGCCGCATGGCGACACTGCCGGTGGAGGGCATGCGGCTGCCGGACTACGCCTGA
- a CDS encoding MarR family winged helix-turn-helix transcriptional regulator → MKHERDETGHWLAGLSGPTLSMRRFLTAHDELQRHQARRMGLNVTDMQALRMLDVHGPAGPSELARRLDVRSASMTVLLDRLEAGGLAERVPDPDDRRRVIVRALPEAVDRLFDAWAPVVRAMDDVGHALPAAEQQAVQTFFDRVAAVVEGNLSAPERREEAP, encoded by the coding sequence GTGAAACACGAACGGGACGAGACGGGGCACTGGCTGGCCGGGCTGAGCGGGCCGACGCTGTCGATGCGGCGGTTCCTGACGGCGCACGACGAGCTGCAGCGCCACCAGGCGCGGCGCATGGGGCTCAACGTCACCGACATGCAGGCGCTGCGGATGCTCGACGTCCACGGACCCGCCGGCCCGAGCGAGTTGGCACGTCGCCTCGACGTCCGGTCGGCGTCGATGACGGTGCTGCTCGACCGCCTCGAGGCCGGCGGCCTGGCCGAACGCGTACCCGACCCGGACGACCGCCGCCGGGTCATCGTCCGCGCGCTCCCCGAGGCGGTGGACCGGTTGTTCGACGCTTGGGCGCCCGTCGTGCGCGCGATGGACGACGTGGGACACGCCCTCCCGGCCGCCGAGCAGCAGGCGGTGCAGACGTTCTTCGACCGCGTCGCCGCCGTCGTCGAGGGGAACCTCTCCGCGCCGGAGCGCCGGGAGGAGGCACCCTAG
- a CDS encoding LysR family transcriptional regulator: protein MNDLGTDLELRLVRYFTVVAEHGNYGRAAAALHLAQPSLSRQIQRLESRLGVRLFDRTPQGAALTEAGAAFLPEALALLAAARRAALTARAHAPTRRLVVGYVEDLVVTPAVRVLRERHPEAEIGTRHLECFEESAFTDGRVDVLVARDPLLVRDTAVHVTVLYEEPRVLVVPVDHPLADRPVVTADDVAGDESLFCPHGGPRSIFPARVDDPDPVAISAAPLPVRFEDRLELVAGGQAIAVLPIGDRRSSLRGDLVTVPVVGVPPSTVVVAARPGDPNPLVAEFVAAARTHLTPVAA, encoded by the coding sequence GTGAACGACCTCGGCACGGATCTCGAGCTGCGACTGGTGCGCTACTTCACCGTCGTCGCCGAGCACGGCAACTACGGCCGCGCGGCGGCCGCGCTGCACCTGGCGCAGCCGTCGCTGAGCCGTCAGATTCAGCGGCTCGAATCCCGGCTCGGTGTCCGGTTGTTCGACAGGACGCCGCAGGGTGCCGCCCTGACCGAGGCTGGTGCGGCCTTCCTGCCGGAGGCGCTGGCACTGCTGGCCGCGGCGCGGCGGGCCGCGCTGACCGCGCGTGCCCATGCACCCACGAGGCGACTCGTCGTCGGGTACGTCGAGGACCTGGTCGTCACGCCGGCGGTGCGCGTGCTGCGCGAGCGACATCCGGAGGCCGAGATCGGAACCCGGCACCTGGAGTGCTTCGAGGAGTCGGCGTTCACCGACGGTCGCGTCGACGTGCTGGTGGCGCGAGACCCGTTGTTGGTGCGCGACACGGCCGTTCACGTGACCGTCCTCTACGAGGAGCCGCGCGTGCTGGTCGTCCCCGTCGATCACCCGCTCGCCGATCGCCCGGTCGTCACGGCGGACGACGTCGCCGGCGACGAGTCGTTGTTCTGTCCGCACGGCGGTCCGCGCTCCATCTTTCCCGCGCGCGTCGACGACCCGGATCCGGTTGCGATCTCGGCGGCGCCACTGCCGGTGCGCTTCGAGGACCGGTTGGAACTCGTCGCGGGTGGGCAGGCGATCGCCGTCCTCCCGATCGGCGACCGACGCAGCTCACTGCGCGGCGATCTGGTCACCGTGCCCGTCGTCGGCGTGCCGCCCAGCACGGTGGTCGTCGCCGCACGGCCCGGCGACCCCAACCCGCTGGTCGCCGAGTTCGTGGCGGCCGCCCGCACGCATTTGACTCCGGTGGCCGCCTAG
- a CDS encoding SDR family oxidoreductase, producing the protein MGRFEGRNVVITGGSSGLGLAAALYLVDEGARVLVTGRHPDVLADAARRLGDRGIAVRSDTGSLPQIDELAARVAEEFGTVHALIVNAGIGSFDPFDAVTEQTFDEVFDINVKGPFFTVQRLAPLLAPGSGVVLTTSTANRTGWDALSVYSASKAALRSMARTLSRELLPRGIRVNAISPGSIDTGKLEKEVPERAAALKEAFTTANPMQRFGRPEEFAPAVAFLAFDATFAAGIELVVDGGHSQL; encoded by the coding sequence ATGGGCAGATTCGAGGGCAGGAACGTAGTGATCACCGGCGGCAGCAGCGGCCTCGGCCTGGCGGCGGCGCTATACCTGGTCGACGAGGGCGCCCGCGTCCTGGTGACCGGGCGGCATCCCGACGTGCTCGCCGACGCCGCCCGCCGGCTCGGTGACCGCGGCATCGCAGTGCGCAGTGACACCGGCTCGCTCCCGCAGATCGACGAACTGGCCGCGCGCGTCGCGGAAGAGTTCGGCACGGTGCACGCCCTGATCGTCAATGCCGGCATCGGCAGCTTCGACCCGTTCGACGCCGTCACCGAGCAGACGTTCGACGAGGTGTTCGACATCAACGTCAAGGGACCCTTCTTCACCGTGCAGCGGTTGGCTCCGCTGCTGGCCCCCGGCAGCGGCGTGGTGCTGACGACGTCGACCGCCAACCGGACGGGCTGGGACGCACTCAGCGTCTACTCCGCCAGCAAGGCGGCACTGCGGTCGATGGCACGCACCCTCAGCCGCGAGCTGCTGCCGCGGGGCATTCGCGTCAATGCGATCAGCCCGGGCTCCATCGACACCGGCAAGTTGGAGAAGGAGGTGCCCGAGCGCGCCGCCGCCCTCAAGGAGGCCTTCACGACCGCCAACCCCATGCAGCGCTTCGGCCGGCCCGAGGAATTCGCTCCGGCCGTGGCGTTCCTCGCCTTCGACGCGACGTTCGCCGCCGGGATCGAACTCGTCGTCGACGGCGGACATTCACAACTCTAG